A genomic stretch from Poecilia reticulata strain Guanapo linkage group LG20, Guppy_female_1.0+MT, whole genome shotgun sequence includes:
- the trim55b gene encoding tripartite motif-containing protein 55b isoform X1: MDNLEKQLICPICLEMFTKPVVILPCQHNLCRKCANDVFQAANPYLPTRSGSLTSGGRFRCPSCRHEVVLDRHGVYGLQRNLLVENIIDMFKQESSSSTRPAQERKEETPMCDVHEDEKINIYCVTHGVPTCSMCKVFGAHKDCEVAPLGTVYETKRSELSDGIAMMVGNNDRIQGIISQLDEACRVIEENGRRQKTKVCEKFDHLYSVLEEKKRQMSQKVTAEQEEKVNYIQGLTKKYGDHLEESCKVVERGIQTMEETEMALFLQNVRDLLKKIEDASSTAHLDKVERGYEKMDHYKVDFRRERKALDSLDFIRDDDDENEDEGDGEAGEGARTVSGGAAVSAPPAQPSAPQQINPSLSPTSSSPST, encoded by the exons ATGGACAACTTGGAGAAGCAGCTGATATGTCCCATATGCTTGGAAATGTTTACAAAGCCTGTGGTCATCCTACCCTGCCAGCATAACCTGTGCAGAAAATGTGCCAATGATGTTTTTCAG GCTGCAAACCCATATCTCCCAACCAGAAGTGGCTCGCTGACGTCTGGAGGCCGTTTCCGATGCCCGTCCTGCAGACACGAGGTGGTTCTGGACAGGCATGGTGTGTACGGCCTGCAGAGAAACCTGCTGGTTGAGAATATTATTGATATGTTCAAGCAGGAGTCAAGCAG CAGCACCAGGCCAGCAcaggagaggaaggaagaaacgCCCATGTGCGACGTTCACGAGGACGAAAAGATCAACATTTACTGTGTAACCCACGGCGTGCCCACGTGTTCGATGTGTAAGGTGTTCGGAGCCCACAAGGACTGCGAGGTGGCGCCCCTCGGCACTGTCTACGAGACAAAGAGG TCCGAGCTGAGTGACGGGATAGCCATGATGGTTGGGAACAACGACAGGATCCAAGGCATCATTAGTCAGCTCGATGAAGCCTGCCGTGTCATAGAG GAGAACGGTCGGAGGCAGAAGACGAAGGTGTGCGAGAAGTTTGACCACCTCTACTCCGtgctggaggagaagaagaggcaGATGAGTCAGAAAGTGACGGCCGAGCAGGAAGAGAAGGTGAACTACATCCAGGGCCTCACAAAGAAGTACGGAGACCATCTTGAGGAGAGCTGCAAGGTCGTGGAGAGGGGGATTCAGACCATGGAGGAGACAGAAATGGCTCTTTTCCTTCAG AATGTAAGGGATCTCCTTAAAAA AATCGAAGACGCTTCCAGCACAGCGCACTTGGACAAGGTTGAGCGCGGCTACGAGAAAATGGATCACTACAAAGTCGACTTCAGAAGAGAACGCAAGGCTCTCGACAGCCTCGACTTCATCCGAG ACGATGACGACGAGAATGAAGACGAAGGAGACGGAGAGGCGGGAGAGGGTGCGCGGACTGTTTCTGGAGGGGCTGCGGTTTCAGCCCCCCCTGCACAGCCCAGTGCCCCCCAGCAAATAAACCCCTCCCTGAGCCCAACCAGTAGCTCTCCTTCCACCTAA
- the trim55b gene encoding tripartite motif-containing protein 55b isoform X2, which produces MDNLEKQLICPICLEMFTKPVVILPCQHNLCRKCANDVFQAANPYLPTRSGSLTSGGRFRCPSCRHEVVLDRHGVYGLQRNLLVENIIDMFKQESSSSTRPAQERKEETPMCDVHEDEKINIYCVTHGVPTCSMCKVFGAHKDCEVAPLGTVYETKRSELSDGIAMMVGNNDRIQGIISQLDEACRVIEENGRRQKTKVCEKFDHLYSVLEEKKRQMSQKVTAEQEEKVNYIQGLTKKYGDHLEESCKVVERGIQTMEETEMALFLQNVRDLLKKIEDASSTAHLDKVERGYEKMDHYKVDFRRERKALDSLDFIRGEGM; this is translated from the exons ATGGACAACTTGGAGAAGCAGCTGATATGTCCCATATGCTTGGAAATGTTTACAAAGCCTGTGGTCATCCTACCCTGCCAGCATAACCTGTGCAGAAAATGTGCCAATGATGTTTTTCAG GCTGCAAACCCATATCTCCCAACCAGAAGTGGCTCGCTGACGTCTGGAGGCCGTTTCCGATGCCCGTCCTGCAGACACGAGGTGGTTCTGGACAGGCATGGTGTGTACGGCCTGCAGAGAAACCTGCTGGTTGAGAATATTATTGATATGTTCAAGCAGGAGTCAAGCAG CAGCACCAGGCCAGCAcaggagaggaaggaagaaacgCCCATGTGCGACGTTCACGAGGACGAAAAGATCAACATTTACTGTGTAACCCACGGCGTGCCCACGTGTTCGATGTGTAAGGTGTTCGGAGCCCACAAGGACTGCGAGGTGGCGCCCCTCGGCACTGTCTACGAGACAAAGAGG TCCGAGCTGAGTGACGGGATAGCCATGATGGTTGGGAACAACGACAGGATCCAAGGCATCATTAGTCAGCTCGATGAAGCCTGCCGTGTCATAGAG GAGAACGGTCGGAGGCAGAAGACGAAGGTGTGCGAGAAGTTTGACCACCTCTACTCCGtgctggaggagaagaagaggcaGATGAGTCAGAAAGTGACGGCCGAGCAGGAAGAGAAGGTGAACTACATCCAGGGCCTCACAAAGAAGTACGGAGACCATCTTGAGGAGAGCTGCAAGGTCGTGGAGAGGGGGATTCAGACCATGGAGGAGACAGAAATGGCTCTTTTCCTTCAG AATGTAAGGGATCTCCTTAAAAA AATCGAAGACGCTTCCAGCACAGCGCACTTGGACAAGGTTGAGCGCGGCTACGAGAAAATGGATCACTACAAAGTCGACTTCAGAAGAGAACGCAAGGCTCTCGACAGCCTCGACTTCATCCGAGGTGAAGGGATGTAG